The stretch of DNA taaCTCCAATTcgtagaattttattcaaaaaaaattgctcaattttaatgcttttaaattctatttatgtGACTCGATAGGTCAGACGGTTAAAGCTTAAGTTTTAAGTCTAAATAACGAGTTAAGCTGGTTCGAGTCTCagttgggaaaatatttttttcttgccttatcttaaaaattttgctcaaaaagaaatctcaagaaCGTTTGCTCATTCCAACCTTGaccattcaattaattatacTTTAGTAATCagtactaaaaatatttttaaaaaatctcacctCTAGTTGATTAAATTCAGAAACCAGAGAGCTGTTCcataaaaaaggataaaatctCATAAATCACAAGGTAGTGGAATAAGGTACTTAAATAGTGGAACAAATAGTACTTGCCTTAATCTTTTCTCATTTACTTAAAGCGGACTTAAGTATACACATATAGATAATCCAAAAAGAGGTATAGAAGTAggttaaaatgaatatttcttgaatatttttagtatttttttttgttttaaataaatcaccGAATTTGATGCAATTAACACCCTCAGAAAACACTTTAAGAACATTttgtacaaattaaaaaaaataaaataaaagagaatgtAAAGCGATTGAAGGACTTACAGAGACAATTttatagacaaaaaaaaaacaatttttgtctTTGAGAGTTTGTTATCAATGCAATAAGACTGACAAAGTGAAAGTTTgcataagaaaagaaatctagTGTACTTATTAAGAggtttttaaaggaaaaataaagaattttacgaTTAGTTAgataaagttttaaagaaaagaagaatataaatgaataattgcaagcttatgagaaaatataaagtccttaataattaattttttttacaataaaaattagattatTACAGAATGGTATGttatctttaataaaataaatatttctttaatattaatatgTACAAGATTTgttggaagaatttttaatagcttctaaataaatacattttttatacgaaaatgttttgttattttgcaaaaagaaaagttttttttaatcaaaagaagCGTAAAGGTAAGAAACTGAAAGAGaatggaagaggaaaaaagaaaaaaaaactagggAGCGCCCGGGATTGAACCGGGGACCTCTCGATCTGCAGTCGAATGCTCTACGACTGAGCTACACCCCCAGATGTCTAGCCTTCAAGTAATCAGCCACACCTTTTAGCATCACGCAGTTCAATGTCATTGAAGAAGACAGTTAAAATCAactatattttaaataaataattgtttatacaattttttggtCGCCTAGTGTATTATATAGTGATTAGCAGTTGTACGACATCTCATATAGGTAACAATTTTATGTGTctcaactttatttttttttaaataccgttgaagattaaaaacaaatcttaGGTATCTATCATAGAATTCATGTATTTCCAAATtagagaaaatggaattaattgaTTCAAATTCTAATCAAAGaacttgaatttaattaaaaataaaccttaaattgcattgaatagagagcaagaaatttataaaaattaagtctttcattataatatttttattttattatggaTGGAGGCGTTAGAAAATGCAAATCTTTTTCGGGAAatctttttgatgatttttttaaataataggggagggcggggctaataaagtcacttaagggtttagaaaaagcctaaaatataatatttcatagctagatagaacaaagtgatctgagaaagagttgtagggcagtaaatttcctaaagaaatgagctaaacatttcgctttatccatttgggaaatataatattttgtgctttttctaaacccttaagtgacttttttaaccccgctctcccctaattaATCTTTATTATCCTCGCTACAAACGAGTGTATGGAGGcgtgattaaaaaataaaaaaaataaaataattttcaaaataatataaataattataaaaaaaataaaatagaaaaaataaaataagtccTAGacctattattattatttattcaatattttattaggtGATCCTagacttaatttttataaatttctttctcataatgctttaaaacttattttaaatgaaattcaagtTTTTTGAATTCTAAATTGAAATCCAGTTCTTTCTTTTCGACtttaaaatcttaagactgactttaaaaaaaactgacatAAAACCTTAAGATCGACTTAAAATTATAAGCcggactgagtagtgaattccacccTCTGTTCGCAAAATTTCCTGAATTATACGcgataaaacattttattacgGAGCATGCACGTTTGCATCCATACACCTTGCCTTCTAAATCCGATCTGTAtttttttgccgccaaatcatttctttttccccacattctctattttccccactcgaattcaccactttgagtgcgcgccaaatttaaatattattttatttcttaagttttccaAATAGACCCATTTGTGTTATAAGATGATCAGAAAGTTAGTTAAGTGATTTCACCAGTTAATAACTCTTATTTGGGTTGAGATATCCAATGAATTCTCCCGTCAAAAGATGcgtaaattcaaaaagtttccatTTTGTTTATGATTTGAGGCGTTATTAGAAGatctataaaaaaacatttagacggaatataatttataatgagtttatttaatagaattcttatttatttaacatcttttattttaattcaacttGAGAATAATATTCGCCCCAATTGAGATGCGAGATAAATTCCCCAATCTCCGTTTGGTAGCCGTTTGCAACAATCTTCCAGCCCATTTGGACAATGTGTCGCATGAGCTTGTCGAAATCTCCTTCAATCCGCCGCAATTTCTCATAACGCGGATGAATTGATCCCTTTGAGGACATTGTAAATGATTTCGCCATCACGATccttttcaaaacaaaaaaaaacaaattaaatattttgtaaaactttgaaagataaaaataaataaatttacctGCTGAAGCGAATGATGATTTTGAAGACATCCTCAATGGCACTGAGAAATTTCTCACTCTGCCTATTTAGCATGCAGAGAAACTTGATGCGTTTAATGTAGGTTGTGTGCTTCCTGTACAAGTCCATCATACTCTGGGCGCTTTGGAGATCCCTCATAAATTGCCTCCAGGACGTCTCGAGCGCCGTGACGGTGATGTGATTTTGCAGAGTGAGGATGAAGTGACTAAACTTGTGGCGCATCATGTGAATGTGGTGATAATGCTGGGATTTTGCGATGTTGGCGTCAGCACGACAAATTTCCTTGAGATGCTGAAAGAGATTCTCAAGAATCCACCCCACATGCCGAACTTTCAGGAGGTACTGGAAGACAATTGCGTACTGATGGAGGGTATTTGAGCTGAGAATTAAATTCACCGGCCATTCAACGGCATAGCTCAGACGGAGACTTTCCAGGACATTCGGGGAGAGAAGATCAAATTTCTCGGGGATTGTGTCAACAATGAATGAGAGGCGTTTGCTGTTTGCATCCCGACTGGCTGCACTGTAGCTCATGGCTGTATCGAGAATTGTGTGGAGGGTGTAGAAATTGAGGAATTCATCGGGACGTGTACCCCTTTCGAGGCACTCAAACAGCCCATCGCAAATATGACTACCAAATTCCCCATCAATGAGAAAGAAGTAATTCCTCAGGCTTTGCCAATGCCCAAGGATGTCGAGATCTTCGaggaacattttcattatttctcGATTGAGGAGTGACATGTGGCACTCAAGGGGAATTGCAATTGACAGCCGGAGGAATTCCTTCATGGAAACCCCATTAAGTGATGCAAGATCACTCATTGAGTAATTCGATGTGTTGGGTTTATGGGTAAATGTGGGTGTTTTGAATGTTTCAATTTCCTCAAAGAAGTTCCTGATCTTTTGCTCTTTCTTCTGTGGAACTTCTATTCTCACTTCTTCCAcataaatttcctcaattttccctttttcttcttcttgttcaAATTCATCTTCTACTTCAACCTCCTCAACTGCAATCAAATCTTCATCCTCACCACCTAAATCAGGACTTACAACTTTCTCCGAAGCCTCAACTGAATAATCCGACGTTGTACTCATCGGGGTGAggagtttttctttagttGGAATTGCAATATCAAATTCAGTCTCCAGCACTTTCTTGCGATTTCGCACCCTTTCACTTTCCACCAAATTCAACGTCATGCGATTCCTTTTGCCCCCACCATCATCATCAGTGTTTGAATTGAAATCTCGATGAAGAATCCTTTGACGATTGCGCTCCAACTCTGTCATTGTTTCTTCCCGGATGGCACGACTCAAATGGGAATCCATTGGAATTGAAATATTGTACTCATGACTCATTACTTTCAACTTATTCCTCTGACACGGGGTCATTTGACTCCTTTCCGGCAAATTCACATTCAATTTGCTATTATcgcaatttttataattattctcCAAACATTCTACATTCTCTTCGGCCTCATTGGGTGCTGCAACAGCATCCAATTCAATGATTTCATTGGCATTTATTATGTCTGAAGCGGATTTTTTCATGCCACGCATGTAATTCTCATTGACAATCCCCTCTGTCCCTTTCCCAATCCTCTCGAGCTTCTTCTCAGCTAGATCATTGAGTTCGCGATAGTGCTGAATCCTCCGCTCActctcctcaattttccgctGCATTTCATTCTCTTCCATTGCATTTCTTTGCTCAAGGAACAACAATTCCTCAGCAATTTCTTTCCTTCTCTTTTCTGCTTTTTCTtgtctggattttttttttaaatttgtaatttgaaaaagaaaaatataaattcaaaaaaaataataatctagTTTAGTGTGTTAATGTTCTTATTCTACAAACTTCGGGGAAAAACAAAgagtgtttatctgaataaaaatattcaaatcttgGAAAATGGGcgttattcagcgaccaagaaacccttgaaatctttgaattttgtactgaaattttaaaatttcaagcgaatttcaagggtttcttggtcgctgaattatgCCGAATATTTGGATAAatcgccaaaaaaaattggacagATAAATATCAGTTTTTAGTTATAAAAATACACagaacaaagagaaaaaaaccccaagaaataGTCAATTTAAGCCTGAGAAGTggtaaattcaagcctgaGAAGTAATAAGTTCAAGtctgaaaagtactaaaatcaatctggaaaaatattctgttttTAGCCCTAAATGTGGTTCAATTAAGAACCAGAAGCACGAAAAGTAGTATATTTAGGCATGACAAAAATAGTAAACTCAAACCTGAAAGGTACGAAATTTAAGCTCGAAAAGAAGTAtatttaaggggggtctcttttgaaagcagatgaaattaattttttttatttttcttggggtttttcttaaacttggttttccggtgttggccacatttaaagacttattattgaagagtaagaaaatcattttccgccatcttgatgcgacgccatcttgaaattttagtcaaaacacaaaggtaggtttttctcaggatctactggatagattttgatggggtaaaaagcaaatgaaagaggaaagtcagtggaaaatgtaccggaatagaattttgaatttccattctggggctgagaaaattggaaaaatgtgacttttttcagatatttttgacgttttgccacttttctcagtcccagaatggaaattccaaattccgctacatcaaaatctgcattagtatttcctctttcatttgctttttaccccatcaaaatccatccattAGATCCAGAGAAAAACCTatctttgtgttttagggcagttctgcggaaaagtcggaaaatctcaagatggcgtcgcacctatgatggcgaaaagtgattttcttacatttcaataattaggctacaaatgtaaccaacatcggaaaaccaagtttaagaaaaaccccaagaaagtgacaacattaaaaatgggtaaattctaacaatgttcccaagagaccccccttaagacAGACAAATGAGAAGTACTAAGATCAAGcctaaaatgtactaaattcaaatcgaaaaaatattataatcaagtttaaaaaaataatcggtTATGTTAAGTCTTAAAAAAGCTCAGATTGTGGAGCAATAACATaagaagtattaaaaaaacacattaaagTACtcaattcaagcctaaaagcaCTAAATTCAAACTGTAAAAGATTATTGGATTGTTTTTAGTACATTTTAGGTTTTTGCTCTTCAAACTGAGCTTTTTTAGGATTAAAAGtcgaatatatttttttagcttgaattgactatttttaggTTTGATTCCAGTTCTTTTCCGGCTTAAATTTAGTGcttttgtggctttttctttttagtagGTATTTAGTATGCTTTAACTTCTGACTTTGAGCTTTTTACGTATTTACTACTTCTCGAATTATTCAAATCCGGAAGAAgctaaaaagtactaattaacaagccgaaaaagtactaaaatcaaGCATTATAGTACTAGAATCAAGCCTAAAAGTAGGAAAAtctaaatggaaaaatgtattCGGTTCTAAATCCTGAAAAGGCTCAGGTTGAGGAGCCAAAATgtccttaaaattttcattcaagcCTAAACAACTTTATTGGTTTTTGTTGCAAATGATTTCGATCTTCTGAAATAGTCAGattatttgacattttctaaTATTCGAATAATTCGcactaaaaaatcaatatatttttcgCAGATTaaacaacttaaaaaaattctcaaaatagtaaaattcaaatttgagGGCAAAAAGTCTAAAGAAAGgagtagattctgataaaaaacttttgtttttttctaacaaattaagattttgacagatgaagtttttaaaaatcgttctgttgtcgttctataaaaggaaaacaaagaatttgttgttccgGAAAACtgccagaaaaaaaactttaacgaGCCccggaaaagtaattttctttcaaaaacccgtttaaaga from Lutzomyia longipalpis isolate SR_M1_2022 chromosome 4, ASM2433408v1 encodes:
- the LOC129796032 gene encoding uncharacterized protein LOC129796032, which translates into the protein MSETSVFELINTLCEKLINENARKPGKTASFRTLRANAFQIILQSSGSCGILEDPLRELDFHLFEMKTKASTVFHREHYNQMGEILEGIEGNPFFRSESGKSILTFLFHMKNHHLPDVYRHFQETYPFGLFSSLQSARETNPYITVTEEMFQLPDALPSLNIRGENPSNPYFEAFSENLGKNIFTQNLLLAREMFSKDFQEILMTKQLANEGNSQERNDFDSLCSLQMKNPLELSQIECPKAPAERKITPLESFMYDLRALCCGFKSPSFVYRRKYEEFRLKKNIRVENVTVNTLKQYVRPFLEFGTCMRRLQQLVASGDYQSQLDHGGFTFRAFCMEVSQYLAHVRHFIVLTEGTTMLEFSYKLSSIVDQVTTLGRLCQLNPAAPAGSFPLGGRLLQYVSTQLSLAMRPEIFLLLANIMIKCVEFYFSHLEMWIHQGVLEDRYHELFIVYTDQYSYDSKKFFDKAYSVQENLIPDFLTGLTEDIILCGKYTMLLKAYKPFHPLLDIPKPSLNICLSGKLIDTLRASIAAYAQRATAACGPKVTIEEINRRKQVKMENLKRLVEKTMLENLQKWEIERKEADAATLERKKKQLKELQLQIESAKQEKAEKRRKEIAEELLFLEQRNAMEENEMQRKIEESERRIQHYRELNDLAEKKLERIGKGTEGIVNENYMRGMKKSASDIINANEIIELDAVAAPNEAEENVECLENNYKNCDNSKLNVNLPERSQMTPCQRNKLKVMSHEYNISIPMDSHLSRAIREETMTELERNRQRILHRDFNSNTDDDGGGKRNRMTLNLVESERVRNRKKVLETEFDIAIPTKEKLLTPMSTTSDYSVEASEKVVSPDLGGEDEDLIAVEEVEVEDEFEQEEEKGKIEEIYVEEVRIEVPQKKEQKIRNFFEEIETFKTPTFTHKPNTSNYSMSDLASLNGVSMKEFLRLSIAIPLECHMSLLNREIMKMFLEDLDILGHWQSLRNYFFLIDGEFGSHICDGLFECLERGTRPDEFLNFYTLHTILDTAMSYSAASRDANSKRLSFIVDTIPEKFDLLSPNVLESLRLSYAVEWPVNLILSSNTLHQYAIVFQYLLKVRHVGWILENLFQHLKEICRADANIAKSQHYHHIHMMRHKFSHFILTLQNHITVTALETSWRQFMRDLQSAQSMMDLYRKHTTYIKRIKFLCMLNRQSEKFLSAIEDVFKIIIRFSRIVMAKSFTMSSKGSIHPRYEKLRRIEGDFDKLMRHIVQMGWKIVANGYQTEIGEFISHLNWGEYYSQVELK